The sequence GCAAAGAAGCTTTACTGAAATCAAAAAAAGAAGGCATAAAACGAAAGCTGGTTGGATTTGAAATGACTGATAATTTAATACCTCGGTTTGGTTACGAGATTTTAATTAATGGGGTTTCCTGCGGAAAGGTTACTAGTGGTAATTGGGGTCCATCGGTCGAAAGGGGAATTGGAATGGGATATGTTCCAATTGAATTTTCAGCCGTCGGAACTGAACTTACGATAATGGGACGAGGTAAATTAGCTAAGGCTAAAATTGTAAAAACACCATTTTATAAATTCGGTTCGAGAAAATGAAAAATAAAGTAATGAAAGGAGTTAAAAAATGACTGAGATATCAATCCCTGAAGAATTATATTACACTAACACTCACGAATGGATAAAAATTGAAAATGACATTGGAACGATTGGGATTACCGATTACGCCCAAAAAGAACTTTCTGACATTGTATATGTTGAGTTACCGGAAGTGGGCAAGACTTTTAATCAAGGAGATGTGCTTGGGACTTTAGAGGCAGTAAAAGCAGTTTCAGATTATTACGCCCCAATCTCGGGTACGGTAATAGAGGTTAACGAAAATTTAAAATCGCAACCAGACCTAGTAAATAAATATCCTTACGAACAAGGCTGGTTAGTAAAGATGAAGCTGGCGAAATTAGATGAGAAATCGAAGCTATTGAATGCTTCACAATATAAAGAAATAATTAGTACCCACGAGTAATAACTCAAATGTTTACACCTCATACCGACGAAGATAAAAAGTTAATGCTCGAGAAGATCGGTGTCAGTTCCTTTGAGGAATTAATTTCGGTAATTCCTAAAGAACTTCGTTTTACTGGTGAGCTTAATTTGCCGCCACCGCTTTCGGAATTAGAAATTTTTAATCACTGTCGCAGTTTAGCGGCCAAAAATAAAAAT comes from candidate division WOR-3 bacterium and encodes:
- the gcvH gene encoding glycine cleavage system protein GcvH, which translates into the protein MSIPEELYYTNTHEWIKIENDIGTIGITDYAQKELSDIVYVELPEVGKTFNQGDVLGTLEAVKAVSDYYAPISGTVIEVNENLKSQPDLVNKYPYEQGWLVKMKLAKLDEKSKLLNASQYKEIISTHE